The genome window TACATTTCTCTCATCCTCAATCGCATCAAAGGATCGCTGACCATTAGTCTCCATTTTTACTTGCGTACAGTATAGCTGTTTCTGCCTTTTGTACACCCGAATCCGATCAATCAACAGCGCTATGTTAGTTTTTTGCATTTCTCCTTGGTCAGCCGCCCGTTGAAGAATGGGTAAGTGCTTCTCCTGAATCACTGCGGCAGAGTGCTGGATAATCAGCCAAGCGGTGTTGCCTAGCGTAGCCCCGACCAAGTTCCTGCCGGGATATCCGTATTGCTCAATGAGTTGTTCAACCTTCCGCAAATTAACAGAGTCTACCTGGGTAGATGCTCCGCCAGAGATGTTGCCATTGAGGGGAGTTCTGCCCATAATCGCGCATCACCGAATCGACCCGAGAGCGAGGTTGTTGGTCCGTCGTATAAATCGCTTATAAAGGATGAATTGATGCCGAGTTGGTCATCTTTCCTGGCAAATACCCCCTGCACCAACTCCTTCATGGAAGAAGAACGAACAAGGTTGAACTCCGGAGCGGACTGGTAGTCGATCCACGTCTCCTCAGCAATGCTGTTGTCAATAATAACCGACTGATCAATGAGGTTTTAGCCAACGTCAATTGCCCACACTGATAAGCACTAAAAGCCGCTCGCATGGCGGGGTAGGATGGCTTGCCTATTTTTGAGGGTGTGATGCAACGCTGCATTGTACTCCGGACGCAGGTCGCGCCGAAGTCAGTACAAGGTCCAAGGCGGTACAGTTGAGAGAGTCATTCCGCTGGACATGAACGGGTCATTATCGCATTATCGGCGACGCGCACTGATCAATTCGTGCGCGTCGCCGACAAACTAAAATCAGGCGTTGCCGCCGTTCACGTCCAGTAGGCTACCGGTGATGTATGAACCATCGCTCGAGGCTAACAAAACGTAAGCCGGTGCCAACTCTTCGGGCTGACCGGGCCGTTGGAGAATGGTTTTGCTGGCCGCTTCGACAACCCCATCTGGGCCCATACCCGCCCCCGGTAGAAATGGGGTATAAATTGGTCCTGGCAATACGGCATTGACCCGTATTTTCTTCTCGCCTAACTGAGTAGCCAGCGACATGGTAAACGCATGAATGGCGCCTTTGGTGGAAGCATAATCTACCAATTTAGGCTGGCCCATCTTTCCCACGATACTGCCTGTATTGATGATGGCGTCATTTTCTTTGAGGTGAGCCAGGGCGGCCTGCACCATGAAAAAATAACCGTAGATATTTGTTTCGAACGTACGCTTGAGTTGCTCTTCGGTAATGTCCTCAATGTTGGCAACCATATGCTGATAAGCCGCGTTGTTGACCAGTATATTCAGCTGACCGAACCGGGCAATCGTCTGCTCAACGACCTGCTGACAGTTGGTTTTGCTACGAACGTCGGAGGCTAGGGTTACACACTGTCCGCCGAAAGCCTCGGCCAATCGCTTGGTCTCTTGGGCATCGACTTCTTCTTCGGCCAGATAGGTAATGACAATGTTTGCCCCCTCTTTGGCAAAAGCAATGGCGACCGCCCGTCCGATACCGGAGTCTCCACCGGTAATGATGGCCACTTTGCCTTTAAGCTTACCCGCTGGCTGATAAGTCGCTAAGTCACTGACCGGCTCGGGGGTCATTTTAGCCTGTATAGCGGGAAAGGGTTGTACTTCACTCTGGAGTTCATCCGCTTGAGGATAATCAGGTTGTTGCATAAGGTGGTTAATTTTATTTTTTGGTTGTTACTCGATTAACTTATCACCTTGTCTAAGCAGAATGTTATGAAGTCAGGCTATCTTTCAGCGATACGATGACATTTTAAGCGTGTCGCATCCGAAATGACTCATCAATTCGGTTCCTGTCGACGAGAGTCTTGAGCCGTATGGTAGTTGACAGTTACTAAAAAAGGCCCCAGTCAATAAGCAGGTCCGTAACAGTGGTTTCGTCTCAGAATGGCGTGTTAACTGGGATAATTAGTTTTAATAGTCAAGTGGCCAAAAGTCAACGGACCATGTAGTAGTTGAAGGAATCGGGTTGCCCTTCGCAACGTTGCCTACAGGCGTGCCGCCTGTCAGCAGTAGCTGAACCACACGGAGCGCAAATACCGGTAATCAACGTTACTTTTTGTCAAACCAATCTTAGTTGCCGCTTTTCTTTTGGTCGGCAAAATCGGCATGGTAAAGTTTGTTGGGTTTTAGATAAACTACATCTTTTTGGAAATCTAAAACCGTATTAAACCTTTTTAGAATATCGTTTCCTAAGATATGTATATTAAGTCCGCGTAGTGGATTAACGTTTTTCAAGACTTGAACAGGAACATTTTCCAATTTGAAATTTCCAACTTTTAATATTTCTAAATTAGAAGTAATAACAGGAATTTCATTACCGCTAACTCCATGCATGACTACTTTATTAAGCTCTTTCATATCACTGGTAGGAAAGTGCGCTTCGTTTAATAAATCACTGTCGAGCATAATCGTTCTTGTATACCCTAAATCAAAAAGAAACCAGTTTTTATTTTTAATTCCACGTTGCTGAAGTTCACTTTCTATAAAAGGCTTATTGTCGAAATAGCGCATTTTAAATGTCTCGTAATCCTTGTCCTGTAGGATTTGTTTAGGTATTTTAGAATGGACAATCAGTTTATTTTCGTCATAATTAAGCTCTACGATCATGCCATCAAAGTTGTTCCATCCCAATAGTCCATCCGTCTCGTAGCCTGCCATTTCTATGTCATGAACTTTACTTTTATAAAGTTTGCTACCGATTTGCAAGGTATAATCAGTATTGTAAAGCTTTGGCCTAGATCTAAATTTACTCTTCAACGCATCATTGGTAAGCGCTACGTCGGTCGCACCTGTATCGAAATTAAGTAGAAGAGAATCAGTGCGGTCGAAGATGGCCTTTAAAAAATTAGTGTTATACTTATTGACAAAGAAGGGAATCGAATCATGAATTTCAGGCGAGAGTTTAGCTAAATTCTTTGTTGCAATAGTCTGAACTTGAGTAATACAAGAATCTTTGTCATTAAGCAGAACAATAAAATCCTTCTTCTGACCGGGTTTGATTTTAAAAATGAGTGAATCAATATCCGTTTTAAATGTCACCCTTGTTGCTTTGTTCAGTTTACCAACTGTAAACACATCTAATTTTACTTTAGGGTTGATGTGCCATCTATAAACTGAATTAGATTGATTGTATCGAACGTAGATAGTTGCTTTATTAGAATGCGCCCTAATAATTTGTATTGCCTTTTGAGAAAAGCAGACACAAGAGTTTAGTGCAATAATCAAAGTCAAAATTGCCTTCATACAGATAAGGGTTTTTAAAATGTCACCTAACAACGTTGTCTTGTAGCAGGTACGTTGCCCCAAAATAAGCGAATAGAAGCTATATAAAATTTATAACCGCTGTACTGCCCCTAATCTTATGTGAGGCATTAGCGAATAGTTGTTTTCAAATGACTAGTGGATGGGAAATTTTTTGGGGCTTTAAGTTTGCCTATTCTGCCGCTATCCCATCTATTCGATTTTGCTCGGAGAATTGAATAGCCGGGAGAATGTAATCAATAATCCGTATCATCGAAGGCCTGAATGATAGATAAGCAAATCATTCCCTCGTCTCACTTGGGAGCATGTTTTGAGACCGTTAGGCCAGAACCTAACAGAGAGGTGACTGGCCTAACGGTCGGCTTAGCCGGGGATGGTCACCACGGGCGGAGCGATGCAGCGCGATCGTTTAAGTCCTAAAAATTAATTCAGTATACTAAGAGAAGCAAGGCCCCCCTTACTTCTCTTAGCACAGAAAAGTTTTGTCCGCAGAATCTGGATGTGGCGCTAATGGACTTGCAACAAAACACTGGACGCGGTCCCCGGGACAAATCTTTAAGCAACTTGATGGAGTTGCCCACTGTAGTATTCAAAAGGGGAAAGATGACCCAGCGCTGAATGCCTTCGTTGCCGATTATACCGCCGGGCGGCCCCGCATATTTCCACGTATTCATAGAATGCCTGCTTAGCTACTACTCGGCTTTGAAAAGTCTGCAAATAGTCCAGCGCTGACTTCAGCGTCTTGAATCGGACCGCCGACGCGAAAATTTCTGC of Spirosoma agri contains these proteins:
- a CDS encoding DUF6624 domain-containing protein codes for the protein MGRTPLNGNISGGASTQVDSVNLRKVEQLIEQYGYPGRNLVGATLGNTAWLIIQHSAAVIQEKHLPILQRAADQGEMQKTNIALLIDRIRVYKRQKQLYCTQVKMETNGQRSFDAIEDERNVNKRRAEVG
- a CDS encoding SDR family oxidoreductase; the protein is MQQPDYPQADELQSEVQPFPAIQAKMTPEPVSDLATYQPAGKLKGKVAIITGGDSGIGRAVAIAFAKEGANIVITYLAEEEVDAQETKRLAEAFGGQCVTLASDVRSKTNCQQVVEQTIARFGQLNILVNNAAYQHMVANIEDITEEQLKRTFETNIYGYFFMVQAALAHLKENDAIINTGSIVGKMGQPKLVDYASTKGAIHAFTMSLATQLGEKKIRVNAVLPGPIYTPFLPGAGMGPDGVVEAASKTILQRPGQPEELAPAYVLLASSDGSYITGSLLDVNGGNA
- a CDS encoding pepsin/retropepsin-like aspartic protease family protein, with translation MKAILTLIIALNSCVCFSQKAIQIIRAHSNKATIYVRYNQSNSVYRWHINPKVKLDVFTVGKLNKATRVTFKTDIDSLIFKIKPGQKKDFIVLLNDKDSCITQVQTIATKNLAKLSPEIHDSIPFFVNKYNTNFLKAIFDRTDSLLLNFDTGATDVALTNDALKSKFRSRPKLYNTDYTLQIGSKLYKSKVHDIEMAGYETDGLLGWNNFDGMIVELNYDENKLIVHSKIPKQILQDKDYETFKMRYFDNKPFIESELQQRGIKNKNWFLFDLGYTRTIMLDSDLLNEAHFPTSDMKELNKVVMHGVSGNEIPVITSNLEILKVGNFKLENVPVQVLKNVNPLRGLNIHILGNDILKRFNTVLDFQKDVVYLKPNKLYHADFADQKKSGN
- a CDS encoding IS3 family transposase; the protein is MAEIFASAVRFKTLKSALDYLQTFQSRVVAKQAFYEYVEICGAARRYNRQRRHSALGHLSPFEYYSGQLHQVA